In Lycium ferocissimum isolate CSIRO_LF1 chromosome 11, AGI_CSIRO_Lferr_CH_V1, whole genome shotgun sequence, a single genomic region encodes these proteins:
- the LOC132036805 gene encoding geraniol 8-hydroxylase-like — MDYIAIFGGLVLAWTLVKILCLVQEIRSRGYNNRKLPPGPIHLPFIGNLHNLLGEQPHKSLARLGKKYGPIFSLKLGNTTTMVISSSAGAKEVLQKQELAFSRTVPDAMHAHNHHQFSVIWLSMDNRWRQLRKILNTYIFSGNRLDANQYLRSRKIKELIAYCQKHSQTGEAVDIGQATFYTSLSLLSNTIFSRDFADPYVNSGKEFRELVCKFMKEFGKPNIVDFFPILKRMDPQGIRRRISIHGGMLLKLFEGLIDERMEHRKLQTRTSSNDVLDVLLNVSQEDPKAIEKKDIEHMFLDLFVAGTETTSNTVEWAMAEVMKNANVMRKAQTELEEVIGKGKVIEEKDISVLPYLQCIVKETMRLHPPGPFFLRNAKQDVEVCGYFVPKGSLVVVNVWLMGRDPNIWEDPLVFKPERFWGSEFEVRGQDFELIPFGGGRRICPGLPLAMRIVPVILGSLLNSFDWKVEGEIAPKDLDMEEKFGLTLAKSCRLRVVPIPL, encoded by the exons ATGGATTACATAGCCATTTTTGGAGGATTAGTCCTTGCCTGGACTTTGGTCAAAATCCTCTGTCTGGTACAAGAAATTAGAAGCAGAGGATATAACAACAGGAAACTTCCACCAGGTCCAATCCATTTACCCTTCATAG GTAATCTTCATAACTTACTAGGTGAACAACCACACAAGTCCCTAGCAAGGCTTGGCAAGAAATATGGTCCAATATTCAGCCTGAAATTGGGGAACACAACCACAATGGTGATATCTTCATCAGCTGGTGCTAAAGAAGTCCTTCAAAAGCAAGAATTAGCATTTTCAAGAACAGTCCCAGATGCAATGCATGCCCACAACCATCACCAATTTTCTGTAATATGGCTGTCTATGGATAATCGATGGAGACAACTCCGGAAAATCTTGAATACTTATATCTTCTCAG GGAACAGGCTTGATGCAAACCAGTATCTGAGGTCTAGGAAGATCAAAGAACTTATTGCTTATTGCCAGAAGCATAGCCAAACAGGGGAGGCAGTTGATATTGGCCAAGCTACTTTCTATACCTCATTAAGTTTACTTTCCAATACCATTTTCTCCAGGGATTTTGCCGACCCCTATGTAAATTCAG GTAAAGAATTTAGAGAATTAGTTTGCAAATTTATGAAGGAGTTTGGTAAGCCCAACATTGTGGATTTCTTCCCTATTCTAAAAAGGATGGATCCTCAAGGGATTAGGCGACGTATTAGCATTCATGGGGGGATGTTGCTTAAGCTTTTTGAGGGGTTAATCGATGAACGCATGGAGCACAGGAAGTTGCAAACTCGTACTAGTAGCAACGACGTTCTTGATGTACTGCTCAATGTTAGCCAAGAAGATCCCAAGGCAATTGAAAAAAAGGACATAGAACATATGTTCCTG GACCTTTTTGTTGCTGGAACTGAAACAACTTCAAATACAGTGGAATGGGCAATGGCAGAGGTCATGAAAAACGCAAATGTAATGAGAAAAGCCCAAACCGAGCTCGAAGAAGTTATTGGCAAAGGCAAAGTAATAGAAGAAAAAGATATTTCCGTCCTCCCTTATTTGCAATGCATCGTGAAAGAAACCATGCGATTACACCCACCGGGCCCCTTTTTCTTGCGCAATGCCAAACAAGACGTCGAGGTGTGTGGTTACTTTGTCCCTAAGGGCTCTCTAGTTGTAGTTAATGTTTGGTTAATGGGCCGCGACCCAAATATTTGGGAGGACCCTTTGGTATTTAAGCCCGAGAGATTTTGGGGTTCGGAGTTTGAGGTTCGAGGCCAAGATTTCGAGTTAATTCCATTTGGTGGGGGTCGGAGAATATGCCCTGGCTTACCTTTGGCAATGAGGATTGTTCCGGTTATATTGGGTTCATTGTTGAATTCATTTGATTGGAAGGTTGAAGGGGAAATAGCACCAAAAGACTTGGACATGGAAGAAAAGTTTGGTCTTACATTAGCAAAATCGTGTCGTCTACGCGTCGTACCTATTCCACTTTGA
- the LOC132037497 gene encoding methylesterase 10-like, which yields MEKVLKKHFILVHGFCLGAWCWYKLITLLEKSGHKVTALDLSACGINMKQLKEIGSISDYVQPLMDFMVSLPNDEKVILVGHSYGGLCISLAMEAFPQKISAAIFISAYMPNHIDPPAFLIQEYFRRTSMESLMDCQFTFDKGMENKPTSSIFGSHFMQANLYTHCQAEDLELAKILIRPGKFFTEDMSKEGLLTQEKYGSVRRVYVVCQDDLVMEEEFQIYNIQKSPPDQVKLIAKSGHMVMISQAQKLSLCLQEIASNNDH from the exons atggagaaagttttaAAGAAGCATTTTATTCTAGTTCATGGATTTTGCCTTGGTGCTTGGTGTTGGTACAAACTTATCACACTTCTTGAAAAATCAGGTCACAAAGTTACTGCTTTAGACCTTAGTGCTTGTGGGATCAATATGAAACAACTCAAGGAAATTGGTTCAATATCTGATTATGTTCAACCATTGATGGATTTTATGGTCTCTTTGCCAAATGATGAAAAGGTTATTTTGGTAGGTCATAGCTATGGTGGCCTTTGCATTTCTCTTGCCATGGAAGCCTTtcctcagaaaatttcagcaGCAATTTTCATCTCTGCTTATATGCCCAATCATATAGATCCTCCTGCATTTCTTATTCAAGAG TACTTCAGGAGAACTTCAATGGAGTCGCTCATGGATTGTCAATTTACATTCGATAAAGGAATGGAAAATAAACCAACATCATCTATTTTTGGCTCACATTTCATGCAAGCTAATCTTTACACGCATTGCCAAGCTGAG GACTTGGAATTGGCAAAGATATTGATAAGACCAGGCAAGTTTTTCACAGAAGACATGTCAAAGGAAGGGCTGTTGACACAAGAAAAGTATGGGTCGGTAAGAAGAGTTTATGTGGTGTGCCAAGATGATCTAGTCatggaagaagaattccaaatatataatatacagaAGAGCCCTCCTGATCAAGTCAAATTGATTGCCAAATCTGGCCATATGGTCATGATATCCCAAGCTCAGAAGCTTTCCCTCTGTCTGCAGGAAATTGCTAGCAATAATGATCATTGA